The segment AGATCGGAATGCCGTCGAGATAGATGGGAACGCGTCTCATATCAAAACCCCGTATATACACCATCTGTTCGTTCCGGGTGTTCTTTGTCAACGTGACGCCGGGCAGCATGTTGACCGCCTGGCCGACAGTGTTCTTGTTGTAGTCACGCATATCTT is part of the Syntrophorhabdus sp. genome and harbors:
- a CDS encoding Plug domain-containing protein, coding for MVFAPAAGAQDKTKDDVFTLGEIEVKDQSEVNRNVTVEKIYQEDMRDYNKNTVGQAVNMLPGVTLTKNTRNEQMVYIRGFDMRRVPIYLDGIPI